From the Fusobacterium simiae genome, one window contains:
- a CDS encoding MarR family winged helix-turn-helix transcriptional regulator, with protein MQRLGGFLITKLKQLHSRALTQCISEKGIEAFSGEQGKILFVLWQKNKISQKELANETGLAKNTITIMLERMEKNNLIKRIADENDKRKSLVILTDYANTLKKCSDEISDEMTKKMYKDFREEEIDKFEEYLQRIIKNFEEKRRVKSDDKSSNKIIDRRF; from the coding sequence ATGCAAAGATTAGGTGGATTTTTAATAACGAAGTTAAAACAATTACATAGTAGAGCATTAACACAATGTATAAGTGAAAAAGGCATAGAGGCTTTTAGTGGAGAACAAGGAAAGATTTTATTCGTGCTTTGGCAAAAAAATAAAATAAGTCAAAAAGAGTTAGCAAATGAAACGGGTTTAGCTAAAAACACAATCACAATTATGTTAGAAAGAATGGAAAAAAATAATCTAATAAAAAGAATAGCAGATGAAAATGATAAAAGAAAATCATTAGTAATTCTAACAGATTATGCTAATACTTTAAAAAAATGTTCTGATGAAATTTCAGATGAAATGACAAAAAAAATGTATAAAGATTTTAGAGAAGAAGAAATAGATAAATTTGAGGAGTATTTACAGAGAATTATCAAGAATTTTGAGGAAAAAAGGAGGGTGAAAAGTGATGATAAATCAAGTAATAAGATTATTGACAGAAGATTTTAA
- a CDS encoding ATP-binding cassette domain-containing protein codes for MIEFKNISKSYGNQEVIKDFNLTIECGTFLTIIGSSGSGKTTILKMINGLIKADKGEILINNKNIQEEDLIELRRNIGYVIQGNILFPHLTVFDNIAYVLHLKKYKESEIEKIVNEKLDMLNLSRDLKDRLPDELSGGQQQRVGIARALASNPDIILMDEPFGAVDAITRYQLQKDLKELHKKTEATIVFITHDITEALKLGTKVLVLDKGEIQQYDVPKNICSNPKNEFVKQLLKMAEM; via the coding sequence ATGATAGAATTTAAAAATATTAGTAAATCTTATGGAAATCAAGAAGTGATAAAAGATTTTAATTTAACTATTGAATGTGGAACATTTTTAACTATCATAGGTTCATCAGGTTCAGGTAAAACAACAATTTTAAAGATGATAAATGGACTTATAAAGGCAGATAAAGGTGAAATATTAATAAATAATAAAAATATACAAGAAGAAGATTTAATCGAACTTAGAAGAAATATTGGTTATGTAATTCAAGGTAATATTTTATTTCCACATTTAACAGTTTTTGATAATATCGCCTATGTACTTCATTTAAAGAAATACAAGGAAAGTGAAATTGAAAAAATTGTAAATGAAAAATTGGATATGTTAAATCTTTCAAGAGATTTAAAAGACAGATTGCCTGATGAATTGTCAGGAGGGCAACAGCAGAGAGTTGGAATAGCAAGAGCTTTGGCTTCTAATCCAGATATAATATTGATGGATGAACCATTTGGGGCAGTTGATGCTATCACAAGGTATCAATTACAAAAAGATTTAAAAGAATTGCATAAAAAGACAGAGGCAACTATTGTCTTTATCACTCACGATATAACTGAGGCTTTGAAGTTAGGAACAAAGGTTTTAGTATTGGATAAAGGGGAAATACAACAATATGATGTTCCAAAAAATATTTGTTCTAACCCTAAAAATGAATTTGTGAAACAGTTATTAAAAATGGCAGAAATGTAA
- a CDS encoding DAPG hydrolase family protein, protein MGGSAYKERLWGSTHLVTEDIGMGMGDIAINFTSPIEFGFDAKKLKNPNILSIICSVGSANMVHIARKSPKGIGIELRTRFWFPLHDGHSVPEELLRGLTFHALEEYSHLGQLLPKVCEEFSLKN, encoded by the coding sequence GTGGGAGGTTCAGCCTATAAAGAAAGATTATGGGGAAGTACTCATTTGGTTACAGAAGATATTGGAATGGGAATGGGAGATATTGCAATTAACTTTACTTCGCCAATAGAATTTGGATTTGATGCTAAAAAATTAAAAAATCCTAATATTTTATCAATTATTTGTTCAGTAGGCTCAGCCAATATGGTTCATATTGCTAGAAAAAGTCCTAAGGGAATAGGAATTGAATTAAGAACGAGATTCTGGTTCCCATTACATGATGGGCATTCTGTTCCAGAAGAATTACTTAGAGGATTAACATTCCATGCTTTGGAAGAATATAGCCACTTAGGACAGCTATTACCAAAAGTATGTGAAGAGTTTTCTTTGAAAAATTAA
- a CDS encoding zinc-binding alcohol dehydrogenase family protein, translating to MMKAVVIYEAGGPEQLKVETREIPKLKEGWTLVKIKGFGINRSEIFTREGHSPSVKFPRILGIECVGEVEETTSPNLKKAQKIVSIMGEMGREFDGSYAEYVLLPNEQVYPVNTSLTWEELVTVPETYYTAFGSLNNLQIKEKDNILVRAGSSGVGIAFLKLVKAKFPNIRVVASIRKGDIKKREKILSLGYDEVIFDENNILETKEKFDKILELVGPASIKDSFSHINEYGIICATGLLGGKWYLEDFDPTRDIKNNAYLTTFYSGNVNGEKINYMLDYIEKYKINVKPEKIFSLDEIVEAHRYLDSSSGFGKVIVINE from the coding sequence ATGATGAAAGCAGTGGTAATTTATGAAGCAGGAGGACCTGAACAATTAAAAGTTGAAACAAGGGAAATTCCAAAATTAAAAGAGGGTTGGACTTTGGTTAAAATAAAAGGTTTTGGTATTAATCGTTCAGAGATTTTTACAAGAGAAGGACATTCTCCTAGTGTGAAATTCCCAAGAATATTAGGTATAGAATGTGTTGGAGAAGTTGAAGAAACAACAAGTCCTAACTTAAAAAAGGCTCAAAAAATTGTGTCAATTATGGGAGAAATGGGCAGAGAATTTGATGGTAGTTATGCAGAATATGTTTTATTACCTAATGAACAAGTTTATCCTGTAAATACTTCTTTGACTTGGGAGGAATTAGTAACAGTTCCTGAAACTTATTATACTGCTTTTGGTTCATTAAATAATTTACAGATTAAAGAAAAGGATAATATACTTGTTAGAGCTGGATCAAGTGGAGTTGGAATTGCTTTTTTAAAACTTGTAAAAGCTAAGTTTCCAAATATTAGAGTAGTTGCTTCTATTAGAAAAGGAGATATTAAAAAAAGAGAAAAGATTTTAAGTTTAGGTTATGATGAAGTAATTTTTGATGAAAACAATATCCTAGAAACTAAAGAAAAATTTGATAAAATCTTGGAGTTAGTGGGACCAGCTTCTATAAAAGATAGCTTTTCTCATATAAATGAATATGGAATTATTTGTGCTACTGGATTGCTAGGAGGAAAATGGTATTTAGAAGATTTTGATCCTACAAGAGATATAAAGAATAATGCCTATTTAACAACTTTCTATTCAGGTAATGTCAATGGAGAAAAAATAAATTATATGTTGGATTATATAGAAAAATATAAAATCAATGTAAAGCCTGAAAAGATTTTCTCCTTAGATGAAATAGTTGAGGCACACAGATATTTAGATAGTAGTTCAGGCTTTGGCAAGGTTATAGTTATTAATGAATAA
- a CDS encoding ABC transporter permease/substrate-binding protein, with product MINQVIRLLTEDFKFFLNLTVEHILISLLAISIASVLGIILGIIISEYRKFSGLILGTVNILYTIPSIALLGFFITITGVGNTTALIALIIYALLPIISTYIGIITINPLIIEASEGMGSTKMQQLFKIKLPLALPVLMSGIRNMVTMTIALAGIASFVGAGGLGVAIYRGITTNNSAMTFIGSLFIAILALVFDFILGLIEKRLTNYKRTKYKINLKVIILGLFIVIFGAYFSFNSKQDKTINIATKPMTEGYILGQMLTELIEQDTDLKVNITNGVGGGTSNIHPAIVKGEFDMYPEYTGTSWEAVLKKEGSYDESKFNELEKEYKEKYNLEWGNLYGFNNTYGLAVNKDIAEKYNLKTYSDLAKVSNELIFGAEYDFFEREDGYKELQKVYNMNFGKQIDMDIGLKYQAMKDKKIDVMVIFTTDGQLAISDVVVLEDDKKMYPSYRAGTVVRSEILSQHPELKLVLEKLNNILDDKTMADLNYQVESEGKKPEDVAREYLQEKGLLEVKQ from the coding sequence ATGATAAATCAAGTAATAAGATTATTGACAGAAGATTTTAAATTTTTTCTTAATTTGACAGTGGAACATATTTTAATTTCATTGTTAGCTATAAGTATTGCAAGTGTGTTAGGAATTATTTTAGGAATAATAATCAGTGAATATAGAAAATTTTCAGGATTGATATTGGGAACTGTCAATATACTTTATACCATACCATCAATAGCACTATTAGGATTTTTTATCACTATCACAGGTGTAGGAAACACAACAGCACTTATTGCCTTAATAATATATGCACTTTTACCAATAATAAGTACATACATAGGAATTATAACTATAAACCCTTTGATTATAGAGGCATCAGAGGGAATGGGAAGTACCAAGATGCAACAGTTATTTAAAATTAAATTGCCATTAGCATTGCCAGTTTTAATGTCAGGTATTAGGAATATGGTTACAATGACAATAGCCCTTGCAGGGATAGCCTCTTTTGTTGGAGCAGGAGGTTTGGGAGTTGCTATTTACAGAGGAATAACAACTAATAATTCAGCTATGACTTTTATAGGAAGTTTGTTTATAGCAATTTTAGCTTTAGTTTTTGATTTTATACTGGGATTGATAGAAAAAAGATTGACTAACTATAAAAGAACAAAATATAAAATAAATTTAAAAGTTATAATTCTAGGGCTTTTTATAGTGATATTTGGAGCATATTTTTCTTTTAATTCTAAGCAAGATAAAACTATTAATATTGCAACAAAACCTATGACAGAGGGCTATATTTTAGGACAAATGCTAACTGAACTTATAGAGCAAGATACAGATTTGAAAGTTAATATCACAAATGGAGTTGGAGGGGGAACTTCTAATATTCACCCTGCAATAGTTAAGGGAGAGTTTGATATGTATCCTGAATATACAGGAACTTCTTGGGAAGCAGTACTAAAAAAAGAAGGAAGTTATGATGAAAGTAAATTTAATGAATTAGAAAAAGAATATAAAGAAAAATACAATTTGGAATGGGGAAACTTATATGGTTTCAACAATACTTACGGTTTGGCAGTAAATAAGGATATAGCAGAAAAATATAATTTAAAGACATATAGTGATTTAGCAAAGGTATCAAATGAATTAATTTTTGGAGCAGAGTATGATTTCTTTGAAAGGGAAGATGGCTACAAAGAATTACAAAAAGTATATAATATGAATTTTGGAAAGCAAATAGATATGGATATTGGTCTTAAATATCAAGCTATGAAAGATAAGAAAATTGATGTTATGGTCATCTTTACAACAGATGGGCAATTAGCAATATCTGACGTAGTTGTCTTGGAAGATGATAAAAAGATGTATCCTTCATATAGAGCAGGAACAGTTGTAAGAAGTGAAATTTTATCACAACATCCTGAATTAAAGCTAGTTTTAGAAAAGTTAAATAATATTTTAGATGATAAGACAATGGCAGATTTGAATTATCAAGTTGAAAGTGAAGGTAAAAAGCCAGAAGATGTGGCAAGAGAATATTTACAAGAAAAAGGTTTATTGGAGGTGAAACAATGA